Proteins from a genomic interval of Methanoplanus endosymbiosus:
- the thrC gene encoding threonine synthase: MFRLVCINCGAEYDQSEIIYRCSKCNHLLTVKYDLESPGFTRADWNSRPLSLWRYKEILPVTGEPVTLQEGGTPLYHMKRIGEELGLKNLYAKHEGLNPSGSFKDRGMTVGVSMALQLGMKTVACASTGNTSASLAQYAAKAGIPAVVLLPAGKVALGKVAQALMHGAKVIAVRGNFDRALEMVQELCLTEGLYLLNSVNPYRLEGQKTIGLETVDQLGEVPDRMVLPVGNAGNISAVYKGMLELEELGFTDKIPVMTGVQAAGSMPVVKAIAEGLEVLEPQKDPETIATAIRIGAPVNAEKALLAIRQTGGTALSVTDDEILEMQRDLARKEGIGVEPASAASVAGIKKMAEAGLLDKDEKIVCVVTGHLLKDPETVIRQCDPPVEIDADLKSLRAVLR, translated from the coding sequence ATGTTTCGTCTCGTCTGTATTAACTGCGGAGCTGAATATGATCAGAGTGAGATAATCTACCGCTGTTCAAAATGCAACCATCTTCTTACGGTTAAATATGATCTTGAGTCCCCCGGTTTTACAAGGGCAGACTGGAATTCACGCCCGTTAAGCCTGTGGAGATACAAAGAGATCCTTCCTGTAACAGGAGAACCTGTAACCCTTCAGGAGGGTGGCACACCTCTTTACCATATGAAGAGGATTGGTGAGGAACTCGGCCTTAAAAACCTATATGCAAAGCATGAGGGCCTGAACCCGTCAGGATCCTTTAAGGACAGGGGTATGACTGTCGGAGTTTCGATGGCCCTTCAGCTTGGAATGAAGACGGTTGCCTGTGCGAGCACCGGAAATACGTCTGCAAGCCTTGCCCAGTACGCGGCAAAGGCAGGCATACCTGCGGTGGTTCTGCTTCCGGCAGGAAAGGTTGCTCTTGGGAAGGTTGCCCAGGCTCTTATGCATGGAGCAAAGGTCATTGCAGTCAGGGGCAATTTTGACCGTGCCCTTGAGATGGTACAGGAACTCTGCCTGACCGAAGGGCTGTATCTTCTCAATTCGGTAAATCCGTACAGGCTTGAGGGCCAGAAGACAATTGGTCTTGAGACTGTCGATCAGCTTGGTGAAGTGCCTGACAGAATGGTTCTTCCGGTTGGAAACGCAGGCAATATATCTGCGGTTTACAAGGGAATGCTTGAACTTGAGGAGCTTGGTTTTACTGATAAGATCCCGGTTATGACCGGAGTTCAGGCAGCAGGCTCAATGCCGGTTGTGAAAGCCATCGCAGAAGGTCTTGAGGTGCTTGAGCCTCAGAAAGATCCTGAGACGATCGCAACTGCCATAAGGATTGGTGCGCCGGTCAATGCTGAAAAGGCGCTTCTGGCTATACGTCAGACCGGCGGAACCGCTCTCTCGGTTACTGATGATGAGATTCTTGAGATGCAGCGTGACCTTGCCAGAAAGGAAGGTATCGGTGTTGAACCTGCATCTGCGGCATCTGTTGCAGGTATTAAGAAGATGGCAGAGGCAGGACTGCTTGATAAGGATGAAAAGATTGTATGTGTTGTAACAGGACATCTCTTAAAGGACCCGGAGACGGTGATAAGACAATGCGATCCACCTGTGGAGATAGACGCGGACCTAAAGTCGCTGCGTGCTGTTCTGCGCTGA
- the iorA gene encoding indolepyruvate ferredoxin oxidoreductase subunit alpha, which produces MSERYLLGNEAIGRACLEANLDFASGYPGTPSSEIVDFLRYQKEREFYVEWSVNEKVAFENALGAAWTGVRSLVTMKHVGLNVAADPLMTSGYTGIKGGMVIVSSDDPYAHSSQNEQDSRNYAAFAKVPCLDPGDIQEAYSMMVSAYDLSEESGLPVIFRPTTRICHSKSNVSVGESGQEHRTAAFEKDPKQFVVIPVHTRVLHKKLNEKQKGLAERLVEMGFNRAEVRGKTAVVAAGISASYVEEIIPDDVSFAKIGAYPIDEEWLGEFAGKHEKILVVEELSPVVENVLRQVSCGAEVFGKKNGCVPYEGELDPASVALAFEKAGFEHKYEYTVPEPVRDLPPRPPILCAGCGHRAAFYAMKKVFGSKAIYPSDIGCYTLGIQLGTVDTTICMGASITVGSGIASAGEENDVVCSIGDSTFLHTGINGLINAAYNGANITVVILDNRITAMTGHQPNPNTGMTAKGVLSPSISLETLCRSCGVSFVETIDPYDLTGTLKMFEKAKAKKGVKVIIARQPCVIDAKRSGIKRKPVTVDAEICTGCGLCVKFGCPAIEFTDKKASVNSLCMGCGVCADICPAGAIRPEGKR; this is translated from the coding sequence ATGTCTGAAAGATATTTGCTTGGAAATGAGGCTATAGGTCGTGCATGCCTTGAGGCAAACCTCGATTTCGCAAGCGGTTATCCGGGAACCCCGTCTTCTGAGATAGTGGATTTTTTACGATACCAAAAGGAGAGGGAATTTTACGTGGAATGGTCGGTCAACGAGAAGGTTGCGTTTGAAAACGCCCTTGGTGCAGCATGGACTGGTGTCAGATCACTTGTCACAATGAAGCATGTCGGCCTCAATGTCGCTGCTGATCCTCTCATGACGAGTGGATATACGGGGATTAAGGGTGGTATGGTCATAGTATCCTCAGATGATCCATATGCACACAGTTCTCAGAACGAGCAGGATTCAAGGAATTATGCAGCGTTTGCAAAAGTTCCATGTCTTGATCCGGGAGATATTCAGGAGGCATACTCAATGATGGTCTCAGCTTATGACCTCTCAGAGGAGTCCGGTCTGCCTGTAATCTTCAGGCCGACAACACGCATCTGCCATTCCAAGAGCAATGTTTCTGTGGGTGAGTCAGGGCAGGAGCACAGAACTGCTGCCTTTGAGAAAGATCCAAAGCAGTTTGTTGTAATTCCGGTGCACACCAGGGTTCTTCATAAAAAACTGAATGAGAAGCAGAAAGGTCTTGCAGAGAGACTCGTTGAGATGGGCTTTAACAGGGCAGAGGTGAGGGGAAAGACTGCCGTTGTCGCAGCCGGAATTTCGGCATCATATGTTGAGGAGATTATTCCTGATGATGTATCGTTTGCAAAGATCGGTGCATATCCGATAGATGAGGAATGGCTTGGAGAGTTTGCCGGGAAGCATGAGAAGATCCTTGTTGTTGAGGAGTTATCGCCTGTTGTGGAAAATGTCCTGCGGCAGGTATCCTGCGGCGCTGAAGTCTTTGGCAAAAAGAACGGTTGTGTCCCGTATGAGGGCGAACTTGATCCTGCATCGGTTGCGCTCGCCTTTGAGAAGGCAGGGTTTGAGCATAAATATGAATATACAGTTCCTGAGCCTGTAAGAGATCTGCCGCCAAGGCCGCCTATTCTCTGCGCCGGATGTGGACATCGGGCAGCATTTTATGCAATGAAGAAGGTATTTGGCAGCAAAGCCATCTACCCCAGTGACATCGGCTGTTATACACTTGGCATTCAGCTTGGAACGGTTGATACAACGATCTGTATGGGTGCATCCATAACAGTCGGAAGCGGTATTGCATCAGCAGGTGAGGAGAATGATGTCGTCTGCTCAATTGGTGATTCAACCTTTCTTCATACCGGAATTAACGGCCTGATAAATGCTGCATACAACGGTGCCAATATTACGGTTGTGATCCTTGACAACAGGATTACTGCGATGACAGGTCATCAGCCCAATCCGAATACCGGAATGACTGCAAAAGGTGTTTTAAGCCCTTCTATCTCCCTTGAGACCCTCTGCCGGTCATGTGGTGTATCCTTTGTGGAGACGATTGATCCATATGACCTCACAGGTACTCTGAAGATGTTTGAGAAGGCAAAAGCGAAGAAGGGTGTAAAGGTCATCATAGCAAGGCAGCCATGCGTCATTGATGCAAAGAGGTCAGGTATTAAGAGAAAGCCTGTCACTGTTGATGCGGAGATCTGCACCGGATGCGGACTTTGTGTTAAATTCGGCTGTCCGGCAATTGAATTTACGGATAAGAAGGCATCAGTCAATTCACTCTGTATGGGGTGCGGTGTCTGTGCTGATATCTGTCCTGCCGGGGCAATAAGACCGGAGGGTAAGAGATGA
- a CDS encoding nitrilase-related carbon-nitrogen hydrolase — protein sequence MKLNLCFSQFRSVMEEPEKNLLRAEGMIEEASCRNSDIIIFPEQAFTGWDPLSRRNVEDEDGLTVSSLREYAEEYSVGILGSYRRKTDTIPENTALLIGDDGDIVASYSKIHLFTPGREGEAFRAGSNPAVADYKGVKTGIAICYDLRFPELFAYYRKCGAEIVFVPAAWPCRRMNYWRLFLHARAADNRFFVAGINTTGENHVDTYCGGSVLIDPCGETVANAGGGEGLTFTSADTSAVSGAENILPVFPDRKEELYIKWLR from the coding sequence ATGAAACTGAATCTCTGCTTTTCTCAGTTTAGATCTGTAATGGAAGAGCCGGAGAAGAATCTTCTCCGCGCTGAGGGAATGATTGAAGAGGCCTCATGCCGGAATTCTGATATCATTATCTTCCCTGAGCAGGCTTTTACCGGGTGGGACCCCCTGTCCCGCAGAAATGTGGAAGATGAAGACGGCCTTACCGTATCATCACTCCGGGAATATGCGGAGGAGTATTCTGTCGGAATATTGGGATCATACAGAAGAAAAACGGATACAATTCCGGAGAACACCGCTCTTCTGATTGGGGATGACGGGGATATTGTAGCTTCCTATTCAAAGATTCATCTCTTCACTCCCGGAAGAGAGGGTGAGGCGTTCAGGGCTGGCAGCAATCCTGCTGTTGCTGATTATAAGGGTGTTAAGACAGGCATTGCAATATGTTATGATCTCAGGTTTCCGGAATTATTTGCATATTACAGAAAATGTGGTGCTGAGATTGTTTTCGTTCCTGCTGCATGGCCATGCAGGAGAATGAATTACTGGAGGTTATTTTTACATGCCCGTGCGGCAGATAACCGGTTTTTTGTTGCCGGAATTAACACAACCGGAGAAAATCATGTTGACACCTACTGTGGGGGTTCTGTGCTGATTGATCCCTGTGGAGAAACAGTTGCCAATGCGGGCGGGGGAGAGGGTCTCACATTTACATCGGCAGATACTTCTGCTGTTAGTGGAGCAGAAAATATTTTGCCGGTATTTCCTGATCGCAAAGAAGAGTTATACATAAAATGGCTCAGATAG
- a CDS encoding metal-dependent hydrolase, producing the protein MNGEEHVILSLLSAGVILTPLLGSIGPIIPLVCLIGVFIGSLAPDADTPASSIMHGFSGRQGRLRSVKRHTIIFLPLFGYILRYLVFYPASAVVWLFTLGREKPRHRGVMHSLLGAVIAALVIGLILYGTVVILAGFDAKIWIYAFLSGFLFGYLMHLIEDSCTRHGVRWLYPLSKAKLSGNLAAESSGIRLSFVVVAGAFLFVLISSPVLHIPVPEGGGLAYGFIILSIAWVAVMAVAGVHS; encoded by the coding sequence ATGAACGGAGAAGAGCATGTAATTTTAAGCCTGTTGTCGGCAGGTGTTATCCTCACACCGCTGCTTGGCAGTATAGGGCCGATAATCCCGCTGGTCTGTCTGATCGGGGTATTTATAGGTTCACTTGCCCCTGATGCAGATACTCCTGCTTCTTCGATTATGCACGGGTTTTCGGGCAGACAGGGCCGTTTAAGGTCTGTGAAGCGGCATACTATTATATTTCTTCCGTTATTTGGCTATATTCTGAGGTATCTTGTATTTTATCCGGCCTCGGCAGTTGTCTGGCTTTTCACTCTTGGCAGGGAAAAACCGCGCCACCGTGGTGTTATGCATTCACTGCTGGGTGCTGTTATTGCTGCACTGGTTATAGGGCTGATACTCTATGGTACAGTTGTTATTCTTGCAGGGTTTGATGCTAAGATCTGGATCTATGCCTTCCTCTCCGGATTTTTATTCGGATACCTGATGCATCTCATTGAGGACTCATGTACCAGGCACGGGGTCCGCTGGCTTTATCCGCTCAGTAAGGCAAAGCTCTCCGGAAATCTGGCTGCTGAAAGTTCCGGAATCAGGCTGTCGTTTGTGGTTGTTGCAGGGGCATTTCTCTTTGTGCTCATCTCATCCCCTGTACTGCATATCCCTGTTCCTGAGGGCGGCGGGCTGGCATATGGATTCATAATCTTATCCATTGCATGGGTGGCTGTAATGGCAGTTGCAGGTGTGCATTCCTGA
- a CDS encoding indolepyruvate oxidoreductase subunit beta produces the protein MSESFDLLIVGVGGQGTVLASNIIGESCLIEKRSVRSAETHGMAQRGGSVETHIRIDGKYGSLISPGTADLIISFDLLEALRYSHFLKKGGKIISSSGIIVPVSAFQQNLEIPTPEELIERMSGFDLTVIDAEKIAGEAGSLLSQNVVMLGASASALPLKVESMTEAVQSLVPPKTVEINTRAFEYGFKAAQNNIS, from the coding sequence ATGAGCGAAAGTTTTGATCTGTTGATTGTCGGAGTCGGAGGTCAGGGTACTGTTCTGGCCTCAAATATAATCGGTGAGTCGTGCCTTATTGAAAAGCGATCTGTCAGGTCTGCCGAGACTCACGGAATGGCACAGAGGGGCGGTTCGGTTGAGACCCATATACGAATTGACGGGAAATACGGTTCGCTTATCTCTCCCGGCACTGCTGACCTGATAATCTCATTTGATCTCCTTGAGGCACTCAGGTACAGTCATTTCCTAAAGAAAGGCGGAAAGATAATCTCATCTTCCGGAATAATAGTTCCTGTATCTGCCTTCCAGCAGAATCTTGAGATTCCGACACCTGAAGAGTTAATTGAGAGAATGTCCGGATTTGACCTCACTGTCATTGACGCGGAGAAGATTGCAGGGGAGGCCGGAAGCCTGCTCTCTCAGAATGTGGTGATGCTTGGTGCCTCTGCATCTGCGCTTCCGCTAAAGGTTGAGTCTATGACTGAAGCTGTACAAAGCCTCGTTCCTCCAAAAACAGTGGAGATCAACACCAGGGCCTTTGAGTATGGCTTTAAAGCAGCCCAAAATAATATTTCATAA
- a CDS encoding acetate--CoA ligase family protein translates to MNGHLLSEPECYDLLNRYDIRVPDYCLSESVGEALSSAEKIGYPVVLKIVSPDISHKSDVGGVVTGISSPEELESEYESLLIRINKRIPDAEISGVLVSEHVEEGPEVIIGGKLDSVFGRVITFGTGGTLVELIKDISVRLLPVDRTGISEMIDKTKISAIIGGYRGGEEYDRSALEEIIADAARMFLENEDIISFDINPLILHSNGAVAVDARIIISDEKIPADTPASTPPLLSAPEKFTSPQSIAVIGASSSPGKLGYYLMHNLLPFSGDIYPVNPRGGSILGKEVFKNISDIPVIPDWAVIVVPAKSVPQVMRDAGEKGIKSAVIISAGFKEAGYEGAKLEEEVVSIAKEYGIRFAGPNCLGIMLPYEGINATFGQKMPKPGPVAFISQSGAIITAAADRGIVGNTGLSTVISVGNQADLNFSDYLGMLLKDCRTKAAVFYIEGLKPGREFTEMAGKHAKELPVIVLKAGKTEMAKKAAMSHTGSLAGSYEIYKEAFREAGIINAFSLSSAFSVAGLLASEGWPKGRRAVVVTSGGGFAVLSADFAGENGITLIPLPERMKEELDKFMPEGWSGQNPVDIIGDAGAERYARALDILIRYQDFWDIAFVAASPVTSIDPIKLAKEIVRFSKQTGKMVVGCMISGESMQPGISILNENHIPNFAELYDAFKAVGLALEAGEGAGIFDE, encoded by the coding sequence ATGAATGGGCATCTGTTATCCGAACCGGAATGTTATGATCTCCTGAACCGTTATGATATCCGGGTTCCGGATTACTGTCTGTCAGAATCTGTTGGTGAGGCCCTCTCTTCTGCTGAAAAAATAGGCTATCCTGTCGTTTTAAAGATTGTATCGCCCGATATTTCACATAAGAGTGATGTCGGCGGGGTGGTTACCGGAATTTCCTCTCCGGAAGAACTTGAATCTGAATATGAGAGCCTCCTGATTCGTATAAATAAGAGGATTCCTGATGCTGAAATTTCAGGTGTGCTGGTATCTGAGCATGTGGAAGAAGGGCCTGAGGTTATCATCGGTGGTAAGCTGGACTCTGTATTTGGCAGGGTGATCACCTTCGGGACTGGCGGGACACTTGTTGAGCTTATAAAGGACATCTCAGTCCGTCTTCTTCCGGTTGACAGAACCGGGATATCTGAGATGATCGATAAGACTAAGATCTCTGCCATTATCGGGGGATACAGGGGCGGTGAGGAGTATGACCGCTCTGCACTTGAGGAGATAATTGCTGATGCCGCCCGCATGTTTCTTGAAAATGAGGATATTATCTCCTTTGACATAAACCCGCTTATTCTCCATTCCAACGGGGCTGTTGCTGTGGATGCAAGGATAATTATCAGTGATGAAAAGATTCCGGCTGACACTCCGGCTTCCACGCCACCCCTGTTGTCAGCTCCTGAAAAATTTACCTCACCACAGAGCATTGCTGTAATTGGAGCGTCCTCATCTCCGGGCAAGCTCGGATATTACCTCATGCACAATCTTCTCCCGTTCTCAGGTGATATTTACCCTGTAAACCCCAGAGGCGGCTCAATACTTGGCAAAGAGGTATTTAAAAACATCTCTGATATTCCCGTTATCCCTGACTGGGCAGTGATAGTGGTTCCTGCAAAGTCTGTCCCTCAGGTTATGAGGGATGCAGGGGAGAAGGGAATAAAATCAGCAGTGATAATCTCTGCCGGTTTTAAAGAGGCCGGATATGAGGGCGCAAAGCTTGAAGAGGAAGTTGTCAGTATTGCAAAAGAATATGGCATCAGGTTTGCCGGACCAAACTGCCTCGGCATAATGCTTCCGTATGAAGGAATAAATGCAACCTTTGGCCAGAAGATGCCAAAACCAGGGCCTGTTGCATTCATATCCCAGAGCGGCGCGATAATTACGGCGGCAGCAGACAGGGGAATTGTCGGTAATACGGGGCTTTCAACCGTAATTTCGGTTGGAAACCAGGCAGATCTTAATTTTTCCGATTATCTTGGGATGCTTCTTAAAGACTGCAGAACAAAGGCGGCCGTATTCTATATTGAAGGGCTTAAGCCGGGGCGTGAATTTACAGAGATGGCAGGGAAGCATGCAAAAGAGCTGCCTGTAATTGTACTTAAGGCCGGAAAGACAGAGATGGCAAAGAAGGCGGCAATGTCACATACCGGCTCGCTGGCAGGCAGTTATGAGATCTATAAGGAAGCGTTCAGGGAGGCCGGTATAATAAATGCCTTCTCACTCAGCAGCGCTTTCTCTGTGGCAGGACTTCTGGCATCTGAAGGATGGCCCAAAGGCAGGAGGGCGGTTGTTGTTACGAGCGGTGGCGGTTTTGCAGTACTCTCAGCCGATTTTGCGGGTGAAAACGGTATAACACTGATCCCCCTTCCGGAGAGGATGAAAGAAGAGCTTGACAAATTTATGCCTGAAGGCTGGAGCGGACAAAATCCGGTGGACATCATAGGGGATGCCGGAGCTGAGAGATATGCAAGGGCACTTGATATTCTCATCAGGTACCAGGACTTCTGGGACATAGCCTTTGTTGCTGCGTCTCCTGTAACCTCCATTGACCCTATAAAGCTTGCAAAGGAGATTGTCCGGTTCTCAAAACAGACCGGCAAGATGGTTGTCGGATGTATGATCAGCGGTGAGAGTATGCAGCCCGGAATCAGTATCCTGAATGAGAATCATATTCCAAACTTCGCTGAGCTGTATGATGCTTTTAAAGCGGTAGGGCTTGCACTTGAGGCAGGGGAAGGTGCGGGTATCTTTGATGAATAA